A region of Plectropomus leopardus isolate mb chromosome 16, YSFRI_Pleo_2.0, whole genome shotgun sequence DNA encodes the following proteins:
- the dll4 gene encoding delta-like protein 4 has translation MAAWFTFTIAFSTTLISQVFGSGVFELDLHEFKNHKGLLANGSACKPDCRTYFRICLKNYQAVVSPGDCIFGSTMTAVLGTNSFSAKDSGTLSKPIQIPFTFGWPGSFSLIIEAWHSPNGKLPVDNNNPEFLISFMAIQRQLGVGTDWSQDTQTGKQTELRYSYRFICNESYYGESCSKKCAPRDDRFGHYTCNRDGQLSCLPGWKGKYCEEPICLEGCSERNGNCSKPGECVCRDGWQGTFCDECRKYPACKHGTCQLPWQCNCQEGWGGLLCDQDLNFCTHHHPCVNGATCMNTGQGSYTCTCLPGFTGVNCELEMQECDSNPCRNGGICTNLESGYMCTCPQGFEGSHCEHSLLTCADSPCFHNGKCWEKDNGRSYMCECPRGYTGLNCEKRVDKCTSLPCANGGLCLIHGGVRMCSCRAGFTGQRCEININECAGNPCLNGGTCQDRINDYTCSCPAGYGGRNCDRVFDECSLRPCLNGGLCTGGGGPGKPPATCICPSGFTGPHCEFFAAVTSPVNGEAQDGFQWAAVSLAVGLVALLVLLCMVGLALRHIHRQAQRERGDTETMNNLSNVQKDNLISESQLKNTNQKMSLEVDCDSEKSNFIHKNYHLDSYNSKSKEFKDEKSHEDKSLIYDKCLEDKMPLSRMYSEKPECRISTICSSRDSMYQSVFVIAEERRECVIATEV, from the exons ATGGCAGCCTGGTTCACCTTTACCATCGCATTCAGCACCACGTTGATATCACAG GTATTTGGATCCGGTGTTTTTGAGCTTGATCTCCACGAATTTAAAAACCACAAGGGATTGCTGGCGAACGGAAGCGCATGCAAACCCGACTGCAGGACTTATTTCAGAATTTGCTTGAAGAACTATCAGGCTGTGGTCTCGCCAGGTGACTGCATCTTTGGAAGTACAATGACAGCGGTGCTGGGGACAAACTCTTTCAGCGCCAAGGACAGTGGCACTTTATCTAAACCGATTCAGATACCGTTCACCTTTGGATGGCCG GGGtcattttcattaataattGAAGCCTGGCATTCACCTAATGGAAAGCTACCTGTAG aTAACAACAACCCAGAGTTTTTGATAAGCTTTATGGCCATCCAGAGACAGCTGGGTGTAGGAACTGATTGGTCGCAGGACACGCAGACTGGAAAGCAGACCGAGCTGAGATATTCGTACAGGTTCATCTGCAACGAAAGTTACTACGGGGAAAGTTGTTCCAAAAAATGCGCGCCCAGGGACGACCGATTTGGCCACTACACCTGCAACCGTGACGGGCAGTTATCCTGTCTGCCTGGCTGGAAGGGGAAATACTGCGAAGAAC CTATCTGTCTGGAGGGCTGCAGCGAGAGGAATGGAAACTGCTCCAAACCTGGCGAGTGTGT ATGCAGAGACGGCTGGCAGGGCACCTTCTGCGACGAGTGCAGGAAGTACCCGGCCTGTAAGCATGGCACCTGCCAGCTGCCGTGGCAGTGTAACTGTCAGGAGGGCTGGGGAGGCCTATTATGTGACCAAG ACCTGAACTTCTGCACCCATCACCACCCCTGTGTGAATGGCGCCACCTGCATGAACACGGGACAGGGCAGCTATACGTGCACATGCCTGCCAGGTTTCACAGGGGTCAACTGTGAGCTGGAGATGCAGGAGTGTGACAGCAACCCCTGCAGGAACGGAGGGATATGCACG AATCTGGAAAGCGGCTACATGTGCACATGCCCGCAAGGTTTCGAGGGCTCCCACTGCGAGCACAGCCTGCTGACATGCGCCGACTCCCCGTGTTTCCACAACGGCAAATGCTGGGAGAAGGACAATGGCCGCAGCTACATGTGCGAGTGTCCCCGCGGCTACACCGGACTCAACTGCGAGAAGAGAGTGGACAAGTGCACGTCGCTTCCCTGTGCTAATG GTGGTCTGTGTCTGATCCATGGTGGCGTACGTATGTGCAGCTGCCGTGCGGGATTCACCGGCCAACGCTGCGAAATCAACATCAACGAGTGCGCTGGCAACCCCTGCCTAAATGGCGGCACCTGCCAAGATCGAATCAACGACTACACCTGCTCCTGTCCAGCCGGCTACGGGGGACGTAACTGTGACAGAGTCTTTGATGAGTGCTCCCTTCGTCCTTGCCTCAACGGCGGCCTTTGCACTGGAGGCGGCGGGCCAGGCAAGCCTCCAGCAACCTGCATCTGCCCTTCAGGTTTCACCGGGCCTCACTGCGAGTTCTTCGCCGCCGTCACTTCTCCTGTGAACGGAGAGGCTCAAGACGGCTTTCAGTGGGCGGCGGTTTCTCTGGCCGTGGGGCTGGTGgcgctgctggtgctgctgtgCATGGTGGGCTTGGCGTTGAGGCACATCCACAGGCAGGCgcaaagagagaggggagacacGGAGACTATGAACAACTTGTCGAATGTTCAGAAGGACAACCTGATCTCGGAGTCTCAGCTGAAGAACACGAACCAGAAAATGAGCCTGGAGGTGGACTGCGATTCGGAGAAATCGAACTTTATCCATAAAAACTATCACTTGGACTCTTACAACTCGAAATCAAAGGAGTTCAAGGATGAAAAGTCACATGAGGATAAAAGTCTTATTTACGACAAATGTTTAGAAGACAAAATGCCCTTGAGTAGAATGTACAg tgaaaAGCCAGAGTGTAGGATATCAACGATATGTTCCTCGAGAGACTCCATGTACCAGTCGGTATTTGTTATagcggaggagaggagggagtgCGTCATAGCAACTGAg gTATAA